The genomic stretch AACATACATATTCATATATCAAAGAAATTTCACATACGTtcattgctgctgctgctatcACTATTAtgattatcaatattattattactattattactattattgttattattattattattattattattattattattattattattattattattaaactttCGGTTTTTACCTGCATTAAATATTTCGATACAAAAGTACAgctagaaaaaatataaatatatgcagTTATATTTTCTGCTCGTCTTACCATTCTAAATCGGCTttcaaaaaaggaagaaaatcaaagaaactcTTTGGCTGAATTGCAAAGAATAATTCTTGGCGGTAATTAGAATTTGGCTCGTATTTGGAAACGTTTAAAACAACATTGTTATATTATGATGATTATTTTGTTCTGTTGaatcaatgtttttttccCATTATCGATTTAtcggaaaatttcgacaatgaCCAAAGTGAGCAGTATCTAAAGTAGACTTCCAAGCTTCCAGTTAGTGCCCAGGCTGTGGTTAGCATGGCTTTGATGCGCCAAGTTTTGTCTGaatgttttacaaatttaagaaacgaacaaaaataaagtgtaaattttgtaaaattatacgaacaaaagaaaacgtaatatggaaatgaaattttaaaaagtggCCCAATATTCTGTAAATAGCTATATATTAGCCCATATGTTAAATagttatgtataaaatttcatacgttGTGTAAGTTATAGGACTAGTTACATGAAATCAGTTACcaattatacgaaaaaaaattcgaataaatctataaaatattattttcttgatgCTAATTGATCACTTATGACTATGTATAATTAAGCTCTTTATTACTTGACCGAAATTTAACGAGGTGGCGTAGTAATCTCTACCTATAAGAGAATGCACGCGATATACACTTatgagttgttttttttttttttttttttttccaccactaTTATCGCTCACTTCAGCGTACTCTACTGGAAATAATACTAACTatctgtcttttttttatcctgtaTCATATCCGTCGAGCAAttgagaacgaaaaatttaccGCTAGGTTCGTACTTGTACCGAAAGGCTCAAGTTAGGCTACGAAATTTCGATGGCTTGTTTCTCTGAATATCTTATAGTCACTGGTTGAATTCAACGGTGGAAAGATGGCGGCTCTGAAGGAAGTGGTGTCACTATATCAAACTTTAAAGAGCGAATGGACAAAGAAACCGTGTAATTTACAGCAATGCGgtcaaattttaaacaaattaaaggtaaaaggtatttttttacgttatttaCATTTACATTTGTGATCCATGTACCATCGATGCGTAGATCTAACCTATTTCGTTATGTGTCAAAGTGAACAATCATCCTCCTTTAGTTACATTTGCAAATGTATTGTTAGCAATATCCGAATTAATGTTTGTACATCTGATGGTATATCATGTTTCAGCGCATAAAGTACTgctgattattatcatttcatCATGCTATCGTAATGTTGAATTGACAaataattcaacttttttccataGATTGGCTTGACGCAGTTGATGTTTTTACCTACATCAAATAGCAGCGCTTCGCAAAAGGAACTTCTAATCGCCCGTGAGTCACTGTTCACTAGAAAAGTTGAGattactttatttttgttattaattttcaaatctaccTTAAAGATTGTTCTCATTAAATACTACAAATTACTTTGTGTGGTTTGAATTAAAGGTGATATTCTTGAGATTGGAGTACAATGGAGTATCGCTACGGAGGATATACCATCGTTTGAGCGTTACATGGCACAATTGAAGTGTTATTACTTCGATTACAAGTTGGAGTTACCCGAATCTGCGTACAAGTATCAGCTTCTGGGATTGAACCTTCTGTTTCTGCTGTCTCAAAACAGAGTAGCAGAATTTCACACCGAGCTGGAATTACTTCCTTCGGATCAAATACAATCAGATGTTTACATCAGACATCCTCTGAGCTTAGAGCAGTATTTGATGGAAGGTTCATACAACAAAATATTTCTCGCCAAAGGGAATGTCCCTGCAGTGTCCTACAACtttttcatcgatattttattaaatacaaTTCGGGACGAGATTGGTACTTGTATGGAAAATGCATACGATAAAATATCTGTCAAAGATGCCTTGAGGATGTTAAATCTTACAACAGAAAGAGAAATCAAAACATTTgccacgaaaaaaaattggaacctTGGAAATGAtagctatttttattttggaataccgaatgagaaaaaatctgaGGAACCAATTCCCAGTGCCGATTTGGCTACTTTGGCAATAGACTATGCAAGGGAGTTGGAAATGATAGTGTAAATCtttaataaagaaatataataaGAATTATAAGAAATCTTTACTTGCTATActtgaaatttgtatttaagattgaataaaaaaaatgtccaaaattGATTTCTCGTATTTGTAAGATACTAAAGTATGTTACTGGCGCTCGAAACAAATGTGACTCATTCAAATGATACAAATTATTCTGATACAATGTGTCTAATATATTCAATCATTTAGAGGTGGCCACAtgcaattaaatattttagtaCAACGAATAGGAGAGTCACAAGTAAAATTTACACAGCTGAATATTGTTTGATTCAAAGAAGGAATAGTAATAGATCTAAAAatactgaatttgaaaaaaaaggtaatgTTTGTCAAGTTTcgtattttagaaaattatgGAAAGTTGAAATGccgttgaataaaattcgctCGAATGGAATGCTCCGATGCAGTCGAGAGACCCTGGTGATTAGTTGTGTTACGCTGATACTGCCTGCATGATTTCCACACGAGGTGGCGCTACCTGCTCAAAATGGCTGACCAGAATAAATATGGAAGGGAAAATGAGAACAACCAATCGATGTTTACCCTTCTAAACATTGTTTATGAAACATTACATGAATGAGAATGGAGAGTAGGAAAAATCCATAAGCTCTATGTAATCGTTGTACGGATAACCTTTTCCCTCGTCACTGAAAGTCGTAGCTCAAATCGAGAGCTGTTACCTCTAGCCGGAGTTCTCGATCTGCGCCATGACAATAAGTTTGATAATTTCGTGACGACTTGCCGTCAAGTCCACAGTATCTAGTTATGAGGATCTTGACTAGAAATTATATCTGTGTCAAGTTTAGTGCTGTACAGTGAACTCGGTTGACAATAATAACTCGTGATAAATTCAGGCATCAAGTTAGCCTACAACTCTTATCATTTCGTTTGATACTCCAGTGGTAATGGATATCGATGAATGCTCTGGTGGTGAATCtgtggaggaggaagaagaggaggaagaggattCCACACGGTCGAATAGCAGCAGTagtagtagcagcagcagcacagTTGACACCAGAGATGACAGCGGAGATGAACAATGCAGCAGTGCCTCGGATAGTCAGGCCTCAGCTGACGACAATGAAAACTCCGAAGACGCCGTAGTAAGCCGAAGCTTTTTACCTCATTCCACAAATTTGAAACACCTGACTAACTTAGTTTTAGCCAACTTGTATAAAGGATATCTTATGCCTGAATAtatttgttataaatattatgaagTGTTACTGTAATGAAAATAACATTCCGTGTAAATTATGTAGCGATGGGAGACATGTGTCGCTATGGGGAGGAGGGTAAAATTGCCACAAGGACTCTGCGAGCATCTGACCATTTTCCAAGAATTATTCGACTATTCGAGAATTTGGAATGAAAGTTTGAGTGAAAGCGACAAGGAATGTTTATCCCGGTTTCTACCAACGTTTCCTGAAGATTGCGATCAGGAGCTCGAACGTGAAAAAACCTTGCGTATGCTTTTTAACAGAGAAAATTCAAGGTAACGTAAAAGTTCATTGTATTGTAGACAtttgaattggaaaaaaaacgctGAGTTTTATTGTAAATCCTAATATTTTGTTTACTTCAGATACGGCGTTGCAGCTTTGGATGCATTCCACAATCATGTATCTGCAGGGCATTACCGCCCCGATATTAGAAGAATGTGTAAATTAGTGCGAAAAGCACAACAAAGGAGATTGCTTTACGAGGAAAGAAAACGTTCGTATGAGCTGGCTGGGCAATTGCTTAAATCCAGAGAATCTTTATTGGCCAGTGCTTATAAGCAGGGCTTCAGTCAGCCAACTAACCGGATATCTAAATTTCACTGGAATAAGCCTAGACCTGCTATGGGTAAAGAATGTTTGCTTAGATTTGATAAcagtttgaaaagttgaagtgtatgaataacaaatttttcgttcattgatgatattaaatattattattctatgtTCTGCAATGTAAATTAAAATGATGACTTATCTTTCAGTTGAGGAACGTACCAGACAGCGTTACTTGGAAGAATTAAGTGCTCTTAGAGCAGAACTTGGAGTGAATATGCGAGCTATTGTTGAAAGCTCTTCCGAGGATGAAGAGCGCTATTCACAACAGCTGCATgctaagaaaaagaaaaaacgtttaACTATGGCTTTTCAAGCAGCACCTATTAAGACACTTCAACTGAATCCTGATGAGGACACTGTACGGCCTGTGTCATCTACTTTTCACCAATCAAAGTTTGGGCTCCCTTTGGAGAGTCAGGGCTTGTCCCTACTTGGCTACGAACAATCAGATGATGCATATCGGGCCATGTTAGCTGCTCACAAAAAACGGCGCACTAGACGAGATGTGCGTTCCAACAATGAAGTTTCCTTATAatcttgttattattctttttaataATGATCATTGAATGCCCTAGAACAAGGGAAcgtacattttatttatatatatatatgcgcatTTCAGAATCATCCAGAATTGAATACTCAGGGGATTTCCTTGGCCGAATTGTCGCGACGTGCTCAAATTGGGCAGAAACATAAACTATCATTGAACAGTGCTGTTCGTCCTGTGGTTGttaaaaaacgtataaaacTTGAACAAACGCCTTCTGGTCCCCCTTTGGCCTCAAAATCTGTTCACGTCAGTCCTGTAAAACCTGAAAGTGACAACAGTGATTATTCTCATACAATCGATAATGACCATCGACAAATTATTTCTGCAGTCGACTCAAGTGGTCCTTTGAGTACAGTTAAGATGGAGCCTGTAGATACATACGAACCACAATTAtcagggaaaaagaaaatgttctCTAACTCGTAAGTAACCAGATAAAACAAGTAAACTAATGTTTGGTTACAATGTAAAATGCTAGCCACATCGTATTTGAAACcgttattcaatatttcactGTACTTTTAATGAATCTTTACTTTGATACTGGCAAATATTAAGTTATATTTCTTTGTCGAACcatcaaaaaacaattttctctcATATTTCAAAGGATATCACAAAGAGTTACATTTCATCATCTGATTCCCTTTCAGGTGTTCGGGATTATCAAATTCAAGTGGAGGAATATTACCATCGACCCCTGTTGTCAAGACGGAGATAGAAGATTTTGAATATGATTCAGAGATCAAAACTGAGGTCAATAATAAAGCTAGTGATgaggtatcaaaaaaaaaaccctatACTCTTTTGGATTTCAGATACTTTTGAACTTTgtcaacatatttttttatgcaatagAGAGAAACTGAAGATGATGAAGAGGATGACAAAAAAACGTTAGATTTGGAGAGCATAGACATGATGCAAATACCGATTCAGTTAGATAATGGCATTGATCTTCTGGATGATGTGAAGTCAGTATAAAATCGCAGTATTGAATATTGCTTATTTACATCAGGTAGTAAGggattaattgattaatttgctAGGTGTGGTAGTGACGTAACTcaagaaggagaaggaaggGAGGGTGATCTGATGCAAGAAACTCACTCATGCTTCTTTTCTCTCCTGAGAGATGCGTTTGTTTCAAAGGGAGAATATCGAATGAGTACTGCAGAGATGAGAGATGCAATTACGCAATGGCAGGGTAACCCGATTTCTCCGCTCAACGACTGGTCAGTAATAAGTACATtaaatgactttgaaaatttcatatcaaattttatttctatcagAGAGCGCTATATTATGTTTCAGTAATTAACAAACTCTAGACTTAAAACTTTCATCTTTCATATCATACAGTTCTTATCAATTGAGTTTTCATACAGGTATTCATTAGCACCTTCTTGGCCTGCTCTCGTACCTCTTGCTCTTGGATTTCTTGCTGGAGAGTTAGTCTACTCTTCACAGGAGACAGATCATCCAACGGAACAAGAACTGGTCCCATATTTAGAAAACAAGGGAAGAGGCGTATATGCGTGGATAGGAGCTGGTAGAGATTCAGACTCTCGTCTTGCAACCTACTGTGGCCGTTTTCTAACTCATCGGTAAACATTAGTTATTCAAAATAAGaacataataaatttatttgatccATTGCGTATATCATGTTCATAGAAAGGTGAATGTAAGATATCACTTTTaccgaaaattaatttgaaagatCGTTTTACACAactaaataatatttacattgatCAACGTTTTTTCAGAGACTCTTTAGGACCTCCAGTGCATTCTGTGAACAGCGCTAACATCGCCGctaaacaacaacaacagcagcaacagcagtcTGCTAATAGCAGTAGTAATACCTGCAGGGGTGGAAGTCCTGCTGCAGAAATTACAGCAGGTGGGGATGGGTTAATGGGCACAATGGGTGAGTGGGAGCCACCAAGAGCTCTATGGCCAACAGAGTGGAAGGTCCGTGCTTCTACGGTTGAGGAACGGGAAGAGTTCAGAAGACAAGAACAATTGCGATATGCAACTCCACACAAGGCATTCACATATAGGATGCATGGTTATGCGTCTGTTGTTGGTCCAGTGAAAGGAATTTATCAACATAATGTCGGTACGAGCTATGATGAGTGGACAGATAATCGAAATtgacttttgaattttattcttacaattagcttTCGCTTTACAAGAATGTAATCCAAACATGTACCATTTAAGCTTCCGGACTGAACAAACCTCGGGGGCACTCACTACTGGTAGCAGATAGACCAAATTTTGTGACGATCCTTGCACTAGTCAGAGATGCCACAGCTAGACTACCCAATGGTGAAGGAACTCGCGCTGACATCTGCCAGCTGCTTAAAGATTCGCAATATATTAGAGATCAGGGTGATAATGGTGATGGCAGCCACGACAAAGAGGGTTATTTACATTCCGTCGTGTCAGGAGCTCTAGATCGGCTTCATTATGAGGCAGATCCCTGTGTTAGATATTACCCCAGGCGTAAGGAGTGGCTTTACCTACACCGAGCAAGATCTGAATCTGAATTTGGTTTGTACCTATGCTTTATTTGTTGCAAATTTCTGCCATAGATAAATTCTTTTACCATattgtaaacttttttcaagtttcgatttatgacttgaaattataattatgacaGAGGATATATTCCTTTTTCGCACCGCATTAATAGCTGATACTTACGTGGAAAAGCTCCTCGATAATAGTCAAATTTTAATCTCTGCAAACAGAAATGTACCATCAACAATTGCAAGGTGTggcaaagaataaaaaaaatattggaggGGCATCTCGTAATAAGTCCGCCAATCCAATCACTAAACCTGTCAACGGAAATAAGGAACTGTCTACAACTAAAGAAACAACtccgaaaagagaaaaaaagacattaGTCCCACAGCCCGGTATTGCCAGGTAAATATTGGAAAACATTTTGAATCCCATCTACAGTAACGTCTTGTTatgaattgtgaaaataaccgcggtaacttttttttttaccgttacGATTTCACCTGTTTTCaggattttctaatttcatattAACCTTACAGAAAAGAGAATCGTAAGGCTGAGGAATTGATAATTGAATCAAGTGATCAGCCTGTACCTGTAATTGCTACCGCTGTACCTACTTCATTGAGTACAACTGCTGCGCCGGTCGTTGTATCTTCAACCGCAAATACCTCAGACTCTCcaatagaaagagagaaattagTTACTGTCGAAGTAAAGCCGCAAGTTAATGTACAACAGATCAAAAAAGTTGTTACAGGGAAGCCGATTACTGTGCCTAAAAGTCATACAACAAATGCTTCTCAGAGTTTACTGCAGTCAAATCAACACTTCCCACATCACCAAATTCAAGTATCTACCTCCGCTGGCCTGCAAACAATTCGTCTTTCTGGGCATTCCGTACTTCACTCTCAAACCTCTACTAATTCACCTGCATTGACCAATACGAACACCACAACAAGTCCGAATATAACAACCATATTATCGGGTACAAAAATCACTCAACAGTTGCAGCAACAGACATCCATTTCGAATCAAACAGGAAAAAGTATTTTACAAGCTGTtaaacagcagcagcaattgCAACTGCAACAGCAACAAACACAACAGCAACAACCAATTgtacaacagcagcaacaagtAGCACAACCACAGCAGCAACAACTCCAACAGctgcagcaacaacaacagcagcaacagcaacaacagcaacacgTTTTACCAGGAAAAACGTTACTTGCTTCACAGATAAAACTGGTTAGTTCTGGTCAAATCAAATCACTCCTGACCAGCCACGGGTTACAGGGACAgacaatatttattaaacaatCAGCATCTCCAACAACTACTCAACAGCAGTTGCAACAGCAACAATTGAAGGTAAATAATCGCTGATATTAGATGAACGtacgaaagaagaaattgtTGTCATAGTTTTTAGTAAACTGCAAAGTGTCAGATCAATGACACAGATGTAACTGTCAGGATGAAATTCTGCTCAATAAATTACTTGGTGTTTATTTTTGTGATTATTACATGAtttcagcaacagcaacaacttCAGCAGCGGCTTGTTAATAgtcaacagcaacaacaacagtcTTCTGGTATGCAGCGAATAATTGCCCAAATTGGTGGTAAACCAATTGCTGTGCAAATACAACAGTCTCCACatcagcaacaacaacagcaaaaGATATTGGCCAAGGTTCTAACTAGCGCAGGTGGCGGTCAATTAATCTCTGTCGAAAGCTTACTAGCTCAAAAAGGATTAAAGCTCGCCACAGCGACAACTCATACAAGCCCTTTGAGTCAAGTCAACAAACAAGGAAAACAAGTGATACAAGCACAGTATCAGGTTAGTACTACTGTAAATCGGATACCATTCGATTGTTAGGAGAAGTCAAACATATTGTAGTTTCTAAGAGGTCCATCACCATATCTGATTTCACTTTAGAATTAAATTtctatatgaaaaaattcaacctacATGACAGATGTAATTATTCTTAGGTTGTGTCGCAGGCTGCAACAGCAGCCCAATCAAAAGTGACCGTCAGTtcacagcagcaacagcagcagcaacctCAAACAGTACGAATGGTGGCTGCTCAACTTGCGGGGAAACCAATAATGTTGGCCAGTAGTAGTAAAGGTGTCAGTGTTGCAGGTGGAACAACCGGGGTAGTGTTAagcaaacaacaacaacagcaacaacctATTATTTTACCTAGCCAACTGCTGAACATCAAAACACTACATGGATTGAAGGTCATACCAGCACCTGCTGGTTTAAAGACCGGAGCAGTTTATGCGCGTGTTATTGCCCCCTCTGTACAAACTACCACTGCGAATCAACAACCACAACAGCAGccacagcaacagcagcaacaacagcaacaatcGTTACCAGCAATGCGAAATCCATATGTCACGCCCCGTCAAGATTAggcttgatttttatttattgtcttTACGTTATTAGTAAGTATAGTAGAAAATAATAGCAAATGATGTCGAAGGTAATTGCCGAAACAAGAATGGTGTAAATTACATAACTAATTTACGATCCCAGATTATAAATAGGTATATGCACTCGGGTATGTACGTTTCTAACTGTCATCACCTACACTTATACCAATTCTGTTCAACAGTTAGGTCGGCTGAACGGTTGTCCAGAGTTCAATAATTTGAACAATTAACAATCAAATCGatgattttaatatttgtaCGTAAATTAAACTTATTTAAAAAGTATTGTGGTACCTACAGTTTTGACTTGGTGAGTATTTGAAAGTTTAATAATTCCTATGAATTCATAGGTGGAAAATTAAACTGTGTACATATCGTATAAAATCTCCCCATTGAAACGATTCACTTCAAAATAAACTAATTCCCTAAGAATAAAATCGGATAAAATTGTTACTTTCATaaattgttgcaaaaaaaaatctggcatAATAGATTCATGGGCTAAATGCATAAAGAGTTGtatatttaattgtttttatagTAGTAACACTtttgtttgaagaaaattaccAAGTTGAGAGCAGCTTTGCAAACATTATTATGGTCAATGAAACCAGATTATGtcgattcaaattttgcacTTTACTTTAGAAAagaagcgtaaaaaaaaaccactacTTGCTGTTTTGAAAGTTGCAATGAGACTGCAAGACTGGTTCCTTAATGCCCAAACCATTACTTCTAATTTGTTTCAAACTAAATTATTTCGAGTTTAGGGTTTTTGAAGTTGGTTAACtgtatttccaaaaaaaaaggtgCAATTTCTTTGTATTGCTGACATCAATCAGACTATTTGTACATAAACAAGAATATGTGTGCTGCTGGTATCAACCttagaaataaaatgatcaTTTTGCGAATTACAGGAAATGTCAGACAAAGACCAGGTATGAGTATTTtggtgttgaaattttttattgatttaacGTATAATGTTTTTTGGAGACAGGTGTTTAGTGGTGGGCAGCAGCCTTCCTCATCTGGACCAAAATGTTTCCAAGCTCCTCACGCTTCCTTTTAGCACGGATGTGAGTTCCCAActgaataaatacaaatattgttattgatCTGGAATAGCTTTATGATAAGAGATTgaatcattttaattttcaatatttcaaatactttGGAAGCAACAagacaaattatttaattccaTAACGgtaatattatttctattgaGGTGTTTTGAGATAGGTAACCCGTGCGGCTGTGCGGGTACTAGAATTCTTCGGGTcaggttgaaaaaaacaaattcaactACTTCAAAGTAGCACTCAAGTTGCGAAACAgtaattttgtatttatagTTCTGTTACGATAATGGAATCAACTTCAACCCTTACCTTTGTCGATTGAATTAAAACAACTCAGTTACGAAGTTAAAATTTGGCTAGGCTCGACTGAAACAGCTTCTACGATAACGTCACCAGTTGGGGTTATAAAACATAGCACTGATTCCCTATCCTCCAACTTTCAACTGAAGCGGTTACGGTTACGGTAACAAAAATTCTAACTCGTCCTTTATTGTATTTTAGACATCCTTGTAATTGTGAAACGATTTTTCCGAAAagtaaattattacaataacgttatTAACTTCAGCTTCATAAAGAACTGCAATAAGAATGATTGGGGTGACAGAGAAGTTTGGAACATTGAAGGAACTTACCCTTCtcttcaagaatttcagagcTCGTTTGTCCTTAGACACCTTCAGTAATTCCATGGCGCGCTTTTCATATGGAGCATGTCCAGTCACCTCTCGTATCAGGTCACGTACAAATTTGCTGTGCTTGGTTTGACGCTACACAGAAACGATTATACATTCAAGAtcagaaataataatcgtgGCAAGtgatcaaataattaaaaaaaaataaaatgaaactgttatgtattgaaaatgacaaatttttgtcCAGTTTGTATGCAACGCGATACTGAGGTTATGTACAACACAACTTGACACTTACTCCCTTGAGCCTAGCTGGGCGGATGGTaacggttttttctttttcagatttgTTTTTAGCCACACGTATCTTGGTGGTTTTGTGACCCTTCTTGAGGCCGACGGCCAATTCGTACCTTGGTGCCATCCTGTTgttaaaatacaatttttagaGGTTATGTTATGATTGTCGCAAATGCtgaagaaaatacaatttcataaaaatatgtaacgAATCAAATAGATGGATCATTTACAAAAACAATTATATGCAACGGTACGGATGATGTGTACAGATTCGAGAGATATATCGCGATTCCAAAAACAACGCACCTCACGACACAACGACGCACGTTGAAAGAAATGGCTGGCCGGAAGTATTGTAACAAATGGACGTTTCTTTCATCACTGCCATTGGCCAATCGTAGACTTCCGAATAATAGcggtaaattgaatttgaataaatgaatggtTACAAAATGTACACTTTCTAAGATAATTTAGAACCTAGTGTATTTATTTGCCAATACAAAAATCTTTGAATATCACATCAAGAATTTGTTCTACACTAACGTGTCCCGTAATTAAACCGAGTTCACGCATAGCGTTTCGTACTTCTTGTGCAGCTAGAACGATGTCACTTTTCTCACACTTAATAAGGTCGAAGTAATTATCTATATGTTCAGAACAATTTGTCAAATGTATTCTGTGTCTAGTTTGACTGACAGTAGGGTTTTCACGACACGGATCACCacatctgaaaaatttcaaagtttaattATCATGCAGCATATGAGAAATAACTCAATGATCGGTTTCAATTCAGAAGAGCAGATAAATGATTATTTAATCAATCAATactcacaaattttttaaatgtatggCGATACATTTAGAGAATCTTTGGAGGCCCACTTCTTTTGtacacgaaataaaaattgacctgTCGTCTTTTAATAGTGACTCTCTTTCTTGGGGCTCCAACAAGtctattttattcattactaCCATACAGTGATCCATCACCTTTCCATTATTCAGTAAGACATCATTTAATCCTAGTCCTTCTAcatattcaatgataaattcTTCATACTTCTTCTTACTTCTTAGATACGAAAACGAATTAGCCAATAGAATTATGAAATCAGCCCCCTTAGCATAATTTTTTGCTCTATGTATACCCTCTATCTCAACAATGTCTGTCGTTTCTTTCCT from Diprion similis isolate iyDipSimi1 chromosome 12, iyDipSimi1.1, whole genome shotgun sequence encodes the following:
- the LOC124413183 gene encoding nuclear factor related to kappa-B-binding protein-like isoform X1, with product MDIDECSGGESVEEEEEEEEDSTRSNSSSSSSSSSTVDTRDDSGDEQCSSASDSQASADDNENSEDAVRWETCVAMGRRVKLPQGLCEHLTIFQELFDYSRIWNESLSESDKECLSRFLPTFPEDCDQELEREKTLRMLFNRENSRYGVAALDAFHNHVSAGHYRPDIRRMCKLVRKAQQRRLLYEERKRSYELAGQLLKSRESLLASAYKQGFSQPTNRISKFHWNKPRPAMVEERTRQRYLEELSALRAELGVNMRAIVESSSEDEERYSQQLHAKKKKKRLTMAFQAAPIKTLQLNPDEDTVRPVSSTFHQSKFGLPLESQGLSLLGYEQSDDAYRAMLAAHKKRRTRRDNHPELNTQGISLAELSRRAQIGQKHKLSLNSAVRPVVVKKRIKLEQTPSGPPLASKSVHVSPVKPESDNSDYSHTIDNDHRQIISAVDSSGPLSTVKMEPVDTYEPQLSGKKKMFSNSCSGLSNSSGGILPSTPVVKTEIEDFEYDSEIKTEVNNKASDERETEDDEEDDKKTLDLESIDMMQIPIQLDNGIDLLDDVKCGSDVTQEGEGREGDLMQETHSCFFSLLRDAFVSKGEYRMSTAEMRDAITQWQGNPISPLNDWYSLAPSWPALVPLALGFLAGELVYSSQETDHPTEQELVPYLENKGRGVYAWIGAGRDSDSRLATYCGRFLTHRDSLGPPVHSVNSANIAAKQQQQQQQQSANSSSNTCRGGSPAAEITAGGDGLMGTMGEWEPPRALWPTEWKVRASTVEEREEFRRQEQLRYATPHKAFTYRMHGYASVVGPVKGIYQHNVASGLNKPRGHSLLVADRPNFVTILALVRDATARLPNGEGTRADICQLLKDSQYIRDQGDNGDGSHDKEGYLHSVVSGALDRLHYEADPCVRYYPRRKEWLYLHRARSESEFEMYHQQLQGVAKNKKNIGGASRNKSANPITKPVNGNKELSTTKETTPKREKKTLVPQPGIARKENRKAEELIIESSDQPVPVIATAVPTSLSTTAAPVVVSSTANTSDSPIEREKLVTVEVKPQVNVQQIKKVVTGKPITVPKSHTTNASQSLLQSNQHFPHHQIQVSTSAGLQTIRLSGHSVLHSQTSTNSPALTNTNTTTSPNITTILSGTKITQQLQQQTSISNQTGKSILQAVKQQQQLQLQQQQTQQQQPIVQQQQQVAQPQQQQLQQLQQQQQQQQQQQQHVLPGKTLLASQIKLVSSGQIKSLLTSHGLQGQTIFIKQSASPTTTQQQLQQQQLKQQQQLQQRLVNSQQQQQQSSGMQRIIAQIGGKPIAVQIQQSPHQQQQQQKILAKVLTSAGGGQLISVESLLAQKGLKLATATTHTSPLSQVNKQGKQVIQAQYQVVSQAATAAQSKVTVSSQQQQQQQPQTVRMVAAQLAGKPIMLASSSKGVSVAGGTTGVVLSKQQQQQQPIILPSQLLNIKTLHGLKVIPAPAGLKTGAVYARVIAPSVQTTTANQQPQQQPQQQQQQQQQSLPAMRNPYVTPRQD
- the LOC124413183 gene encoding nuclear factor related to kappa-B-binding protein-like isoform X3, translating into MDIDECSGGESVEEEEEEEEDSTRSNSSSSSSSSSTVDTRDDSGDEQCSSASDSQASADDNENSEDAVRWETCVAMGRRVKLPQGLCEHLTIFQELFDYSRIWNESLSESDKECLSRFLPTFPEDCDQELEREKTLRMLFNRENSRYGVAALDAFHNHVSAGHYRPDIRRMCKLVRKAQQRRLLYEERKRSYELAGQLLKSRESLLASAYKQGFSQPTNRISKFHWNKPRPAMVEERTRQRYLEELSALRAELGVNMRAIVESSSEDEERYSQQLHAKKKKKRLTMAFQAAPIKTLQLNPDEDTVRPVSSTFHQSKFGLPLESQGLSLLGYEQSDDAYRAMLAAHKKRRTRRDNHPELNTQGISLAELSRRAQIGQKHKLSLNSAVRPVVVKKRIKLEQTPSGPPLASKSVHVSPVKPESDNSDYSHTIDNDHRQIISAVDSSGPLSTVKMEPVDTYEPQLSGKKKMFSNSCSGLSNSSGGILPSTPVVKTEIEDFEYDSEIKTEVNNKASDERETEDDEEDDKKTLDLESIDMMQIPIQLDNGIDLLDDVKCGSDVTQEGEGREGDLMQETHSCFFSLLRDAFVSKGEYRMSTAEMRDAITQWQGNPISPLNDWYSLAPSWPALVPLALGFLAGELVYSSQETDHPTEQELVPYLENKGRGVYAWIGAGRDSDSRLATYCGRFLTHRDSLGPPVHSVNSANIAAKQQQQQQQQSANSSSNTCRGGSPAAEITAGGDGLMGTMGEWEPPRALWPTEWKVRASTVEEREEFRRQEQLRYATPHKAFTYRMHGYASVVGPVKGIYQHNVASGLNKPRGHSLLVADRPNFVTILALVRDATARLPNGEGTRADICQLLKDSQYIRDQGDNGDGSHDKEGYLHSVVSGALDRLHYEADPCVRYYPRRKEWLYLHRARSESEFEMYHQQLQGVAKNKKNIGGASRNKSANPITKPVNGNKELSTTKETTPKREKKTLVPQPGIARKENRKAEELIIESSDQPVPVIATAVPTSLSTTAAPVVVSSTANTSDSPIEREKLVTVEVKPQVNVQQIKKVVTGKPITVPKSHTTNASQSLLQSNQHFPHHQIQVSTSAGLQTIRLSGHSVLHSQTSTNSPALTNTNTTTSPNITTILSGTKITQQLQQQTSISNQTGKSILQAVKQQQQLQLQQQQTQQQQPIVQQQQQVAQPQQQQLQQLQQQQQQQQQQQQHQQQQQQSLPAMRNPYVTPRQD